A stretch of the Capsicum annuum cultivar UCD-10X-F1 chromosome 10, UCD10Xv1.1, whole genome shotgun sequence genome encodes the following:
- the LOC107845564 gene encoding glutamyl-tRNA(Gln) amidotransferase subunit A, chloroplastic/mitochondrial isoform X2, with amino-acid sequence MLSSLQTPHRLLRFSLKCIHTHPTPTPTPTPTPTLPTPTPPPPTSQILTTRKSLLSREISAVDLATTFLNRLHQTEPQLQSFLHVSDVVLKEAEEIDKKIAENNEELGILAGVLVGVKDNICTVDFATTAGSKILEDYRPPFDATAIGKVKKCGGIVIGKTNMDEFGMGSTTEGSAYQVTANPWDLSRVPGGSSGGSAAAVSAGQCMVSLGSDTGGSVRQPASFCGVVGLKPTYGRVSRYGLVAYASSLDVIGCFGTSVADAGILLHAISGHDKFDATSSKREVPDFASQFIARDNLDSKPLKGLRVGLIRETIEDGVDPEVTSSIRGAASHLEELGCTVTEVSLPSFSLGLPAYYILASSESSSNLSRYDGVRYGKQVVADELNSLYGESRAGGLGSEVKMRILMGTYALSAGYYDAYYKRAQQVRTLVRESFRAALDENDILISPAAPSAAYKIGEKKNDPLSMYAGDIMTVNVNLAGLPALVLPCGFVNSSSVALPVGIQMIGAAFEEEKLLKVGHIFEQTLQGCSFIPPLVSDESAC; translated from the exons ATGCTATCTTCACTGCAAACTCCCCATCGTCTTCTTCGTTTTTCTCTAAAATGCATCCacacccaccccacccccacacccACCCCCACTCCTACGCCTACCctacccacccccaccccacccccacccacctCCCAAATCCTCACAACCCGTAAATCCCTCTTATCCCGTGAAATCTCAGCCGTTGATCTCGCCACTACTTTCTTGAACCGTTTACACCAGACCGAACCGCAACTACAAAGCTTTCTACATGTATCCGACGTCGTATTAAAAGAAGCTGAAGAGATTGACAAGAAAATTGCGGAGAATAATGAGGAATTGGGGATTCTTGCTGGGGTTTTAGTTGGGGTTAAGGATAATATATGTACTGTTGATTTTGCTACTACTGCGGGTTCCAAGATTTTGGAGGACTATAGACCCCCTTTTGATGCTACTGCAATTGGGAAAGTGAAAAAGTGTGGTGGGATTGTTATTGGGAAGACCAATATGGATGAGTTTGGGATGGGGAGTACGACTGAAGGGTCTGCTTATCAG GTGACAGCAAATCCTTGGGATTTGTCCCGGGTACCAGGTGGTTCATCAGGAGGCTCAGCTGCAGCTGTTTCTGCTGGACAATGTATGGTATCATTGGGAAGTGATACTGGTGGAAGTGTAAGACAACCAGCATCTTTCTGTGGTGTTGTTGGTCTGAAGCCAACATATGGTCGTGTATCCAGATATGGGCTCGTGGCATATGCTTCGTCTCTGGATGTTATTGGTTGTTTTGGCACATCAGTTGCTGATGCAGGCATTCTCCTTCATGCAATTTCTGGTCATGACAAATTTGACGCAACAAGTAGCAAGAGA GAAGTTCCCGACTTCGCTTCCCAATTTATTGCAAGAGATAATTTGGACTCCAAACCTCTTAAAGGATTGAGAGTTGGTCTTATCCGGGAAACTATTGAAGATGGAGTTGACCCAGAAGTAACTTCTTCAATCCGTGGTGCGGCTAGTCATCTTGAAGAACTTGGGTGCACTGTTACCGAG GTCTCTTTGCCATCCTTTTCACTTGGATTGCCGGCTTACTATATCCTTGCTTCATCTGAATCTTCTTCAAATTTGTCCCGTTATGATGGTGTCAG GTATGGGAAACAAGTTGTCGCTGATGAGTTAAACTCCCTTTATGGAGAATCCCGTGCTGGAGGCTTAGGTTCTGAG GTGAAAATGAGAATACTAATGGGAACATACGCTCTGTCTGCTGGTTATTATGATGCATACTACAAGCGAGCCCAGCAG GTCAGGACTTTGGTTAGGGAAAGCTTCAGGGCAGCATTAGATGAGAACGATATTTTGATTTCACCTGCTGCACCATCAGCGGCTTACAAAATTG GTGAAAAGAAGAACGACCCGTTGTCAATGTATGCTGGTGATATTATGACT GTCAATGTCAACTTGGCTGGTCTTCCAGCATTAGTTCTCCCTTGTGGATTTGTTAATAGCAGTTCGGTTGCCCTTCCCGTTGGTATTCAGATGATTGGTGCTGCATTTGAAGAG
- the LOC107845564 gene encoding glutamyl-tRNA(Gln) amidotransferase subunit A, chloroplastic/mitochondrial isoform X1, whose product MLSSLQTPHRLLRFSLKCIHTHPTPTPTPTPTPTLPTPTPPPPTSQILTTRKSLLSREISAVDLATTFLNRLHQTEPQLQSFLHVSDVVLKEAEEIDKKIAENNEELGILAGVLVGVKDNICTVDFATTAGSKILEDYRPPFDATAIGKVKKCGGIVIGKTNMDEFGMGSTTEGSAYQILENYKPAFDATAIGKVKKCGGIVIGKTNMDEFGMGSTTEVSAYQVTANPWDLSRVPGGSSGGSAAAVSAGQCMVSLGSDTGGSVRQPASFCGVVGLKPTYGRVSRYGLVAYASSLDVIGCFGTSVADAGILLHAISGHDKFDATSSKREVPDFASQFIARDNLDSKPLKGLRVGLIRETIEDGVDPEVTSSIRGAASHLEELGCTVTEVSLPSFSLGLPAYYILASSESSSNLSRYDGVRYGKQVVADELNSLYGESRAGGLGSEVKMRILMGTYALSAGYYDAYYKRAQQVRTLVRESFRAALDENDILISPAAPSAAYKIGEKKNDPLSMYAGDIMTVNVNLAGLPALVLPCGFVNSSSVALPVGIQMIGAAFEEEKLLKVGHIFEQTLQGCSFIPPLVSDESAC is encoded by the exons ATGCTATCTTCACTGCAAACTCCCCATCGTCTTCTTCGTTTTTCTCTAAAATGCATCCacacccaccccacccccacacccACCCCCACTCCTACGCCTACCctacccacccccaccccacccccacccacctCCCAAATCCTCACAACCCGTAAATCCCTCTTATCCCGTGAAATCTCAGCCGTTGATCTCGCCACTACTTTCTTGAACCGTTTACACCAGACCGAACCGCAACTACAAAGCTTTCTACATGTATCCGACGTCGTATTAAAAGAAGCTGAAGAGATTGACAAGAAAATTGCGGAGAATAATGAGGAATTGGGGATTCTTGCTGGGGTTTTAGTTGGGGTTAAGGATAATATATGTACTGTTGATTTTGCTACTACTGCGGGTTCCAAGATTTTGGAGGACTATAGACCCCCTTTTGATGCTACTGCAATTGGGAAAGTGAAAAAGTGTGGTGGGATTGTTATTGGGAAGACCAATATGGATGAGTTTGGGATGGGGAGTACGACTGAAGGGTCTGCTTATCAG ATTTTGGAGAATTATAAACCCGCTTTTGATGCTACGGCAATTGGGAAAGTGAAAAAGTGTGGTGGGATTGTTATTGGAAAGACGAATATGGATGAGTTTGGTATGGGGAGTACTACTGAAGTCTCTGCTTATCAG GTGACAGCAAATCCTTGGGATTTGTCCCGGGTACCAGGTGGTTCATCAGGAGGCTCAGCTGCAGCTGTTTCTGCTGGACAATGTATGGTATCATTGGGAAGTGATACTGGTGGAAGTGTAAGACAACCAGCATCTTTCTGTGGTGTTGTTGGTCTGAAGCCAACATATGGTCGTGTATCCAGATATGGGCTCGTGGCATATGCTTCGTCTCTGGATGTTATTGGTTGTTTTGGCACATCAGTTGCTGATGCAGGCATTCTCCTTCATGCAATTTCTGGTCATGACAAATTTGACGCAACAAGTAGCAAGAGA GAAGTTCCCGACTTCGCTTCCCAATTTATTGCAAGAGATAATTTGGACTCCAAACCTCTTAAAGGATTGAGAGTTGGTCTTATCCGGGAAACTATTGAAGATGGAGTTGACCCAGAAGTAACTTCTTCAATCCGTGGTGCGGCTAGTCATCTTGAAGAACTTGGGTGCACTGTTACCGAG GTCTCTTTGCCATCCTTTTCACTTGGATTGCCGGCTTACTATATCCTTGCTTCATCTGAATCTTCTTCAAATTTGTCCCGTTATGATGGTGTCAG GTATGGGAAACAAGTTGTCGCTGATGAGTTAAACTCCCTTTATGGAGAATCCCGTGCTGGAGGCTTAGGTTCTGAG GTGAAAATGAGAATACTAATGGGAACATACGCTCTGTCTGCTGGTTATTATGATGCATACTACAAGCGAGCCCAGCAG GTCAGGACTTTGGTTAGGGAAAGCTTCAGGGCAGCATTAGATGAGAACGATATTTTGATTTCACCTGCTGCACCATCAGCGGCTTACAAAATTG GTGAAAAGAAGAACGACCCGTTGTCAATGTATGCTGGTGATATTATGACT GTCAATGTCAACTTGGCTGGTCTTCCAGCATTAGTTCTCCCTTGTGGATTTGTTAATAGCAGTTCGGTTGCCCTTCCCGTTGGTATTCAGATGATTGGTGCTGCATTTGAAGAG